One window of the Spirochaetia bacterium 38H-sp genome contains the following:
- a CDS encoding metallophosphoesterase → MSVKDRIIVLGDIHAMYEEACFLLEHALLIDSNKHWIANNTSLIFLGDVCDRGYDSASMYRLIIELQKQAVLFNSEVLFILGNHEIMESIGYNPYMSEEEESGYQSAYLAFSPGGWLRNWLEMQNAVIKRGDFIFAHGDLPENLADRDMEELNREIMSDYMELDFQSQEKTSDHPLLFNSKQSIMWSRDAQSFMSPVYKDTLARFLARNNAKHYVCGHTPQEHGRFFVGHDNMYICIDTGMIFTRYYDSGSLSYLEIKDNKASAVYFDNGEDVPHYVELLEL, encoded by the coding sequence ATGTCGGTTAAAGATAGAATAATTGTTCTGGGTGATATTCACGCAATGTATGAGGAGGCATGCTTTCTCTTGGAGCATGCGCTCCTTATAGACAGTAATAAACACTGGATAGCAAACAATACATCTCTTATATTCCTGGGTGATGTATGTGACAGGGGATATGACTCTGCTTCTATGTACAGACTTATCATAGAGCTGCAGAAGCAGGCGGTTCTTTTTAACTCCGAGGTTCTTTTTATTCTTGGCAATCATGAGATTATGGAGAGTATAGGCTATAATCCGTATATGTCGGAGGAGGAAGAATCCGGTTATCAATCCGCTTATTTGGCTTTTTCTCCAGGTGGCTGGCTCAGAAACTGGCTAGAAATGCAAAATGCAGTCATAAAACGTGGCGATTTTATTTTTGCGCACGGGGACTTGCCAGAGAATCTTGCGGATAGAGATATGGAAGAGCTCAATAGAGAAATAATGAGCGACTACATGGAACTTGATTTTCAGAGTCAAGAAAAAACATCAGATCATCCGCTTCTTTTTAACAGCAAACAAAGCATCATGTGGTCAAGAGATGCTCAATCCTTTATGAGTCCTGTTTACAAGGATACATTGGCACGCTTTTTGGCAAGAAATAATGCAAAGCATTATGTCTGCGGACACACTCCTCAGGAACATGGCAGATTCTTTGTAGGCCACGATAATATGTATATATGCATTGACACTGGCATGATTTTTACCCGCTATTACGACTCAGGCTCTCTTTCTTATCTTGAGATAAAGGATAATAAAGCATCTGCCGTATATTTTGATAACGGAGAAGATGTGCCTCATTATGTGGAACTGCTTGAGCTTTAA
- a CDS encoding histidine kinase dimerization/phosphoacceptor domain -containing protein: protein MDIDFYSDTFNIVLGFKQKANCDAIRKMLEDKTHRYIVSECNCDADMDKADLLIIDGAFLEERRDAVMGYKEKSLPIFFPVLLVTAHPQTELVTKHLWICIDELVRMPVLKIELFARIEILLRARKSSRDANIRASILKKEVRLKNLLAHMAFGGGFFRISLDENVVTFFGKEGEDDRNISLDDWLFSVPDDYRKQIETYIFSPSESEPFVLSYPHAYSDRWDIVQLIKVGKKGNVLYGMWMDFTKEKRREEELERLLSERNVLIRELQHRARTSLQLVSSIINLEEKSADSPSVIRVLKEINTRIDAILFLYQRVYSEKNMYSPTLGDFVKELVPILLKRLIKKPANISLDISVCDVETTIDKANYVGILIAELLILAIKRGLHKIQDPAMEISVKCMGSHAKFLYHDNHGSMDILQKDYDFSIAILKTIAENSLDGKFDISVTKDTGFCFSAELKL from the coding sequence ATGGATATAGATTTCTACTCTGATACATTTAACATTGTTCTTGGTTTTAAACAAAAGGCCAACTGTGATGCAATAAGAAAGATGCTGGAGGATAAGACTCATAGGTATATTGTCTCAGAATGTAATTGCGATGCTGATATGGATAAAGCAGACCTTCTTATAATAGATGGTGCTTTTCTAGAAGAAAGGCGTGATGCTGTTATGGGTTATAAAGAGAAATCCCTGCCTATTTTTTTCCCTGTTTTGCTTGTTACTGCTCATCCACAGACAGAGCTCGTTACAAAGCATCTATGGATATGTATAGATGAGCTTGTGAGAATGCCAGTCTTAAAAATAGAGCTTTTTGCCAGGATAGAAATACTGCTAAGGGCAAGAAAATCATCAAGAGATGCCAATATCAGAGCATCTATCCTTAAAAAAGAGGTGAGACTCAAGAATCTTCTTGCCCATATGGCCTTTGGTGGAGGTTTTTTTAGAATTAGCCTTGATGAAAATGTTGTTACCTTTTTTGGTAAAGAAGGAGAAGATGATAGAAATATTTCTCTTGATGACTGGCTTTTTTCTGTCCCGGATGATTACAGGAAACAGATTGAGACATATATCTTTTCTCCAAGTGAGAGTGAACCCTTTGTTTTATCATATCCTCATGCTTATTCTGACAGATGGGATATTGTGCAGCTCATAAAAGTTGGTAAAAAAGGAAATGTTTTATATGGCATGTGGATGGATTTTACAAAAGAAAAGAGAAGGGAAGAAGAGCTGGAAAGGCTTCTATCAGAAAGAAACGTTCTTATACGGGAGTTGCAGCATAGGGCAAGGACATCATTACAGCTCGTTTCCTCTATAATCAACCTGGAAGAAAAATCAGCCGATTCTCCTTCCGTAATCAGGGTGCTGAAAGAAATAAATACCAGAATAGATGCAATACTTTTTCTGTACCAGCGAGTGTATAGCGAGAAAAATATGTATAGCCCGACTCTAGGAGATTTTGTAAAAGAACTGGTGCCAATTTTGCTAAAACGTCTAATAAAAAAACCGGCAAACATCTCTCTTGATATATCCGTGTGTGATGTTGAGACAACAATAGATAAAGCCAATTATGTTGGTATCCTTATTGCAGAACTCCTTATTCTTGCAATAAAAAGAGGTTTGCATAAAATCCAGGACCCTGCAATGGAGATATCTGTAAAATGTATGGGCTCTCATGCCAAGTTTTTGTATCATGATAATCACGGTTCTATGGATATTCTGCAAAAAGACTATGATTTCTCTATTGCCATACTTAAAACCATAGCAGAGAACAGCTTGGATGGTAAATTTGACATATCCGTCACAAAAGATACAGGGTTTTGTTTTTCTGCTGAGCTTAAGCTGTAG
- a CDS encoding ATPase domain-containing protein has translation MGIISRISSGIPGLDKILYGGFPSCGAYLLRGGPGTGKTTLGMHFLSEGIRQGESVLFITLEEPAEQLKKHYGRMGFPVDDMPVLDISPGVEFFAEKQSYDIFSAAEVERDPITSSIIKRIEELKPVRVFLDPVTQLRFLATETYQFWKQILSFIRYLKEKNATIVFTSEAGSDMPDDDLQFLSDGIIELIVDKNDVKNLRIKKLRGSDFISGRHGYRLGASGMQVFPVAHIDVIDKDSKIADFSVISTGIAELDSILGGGIERGTVSLISGPSGVGKTTLGIQLASAWASYGISTAYYSFEEEVEMIAHRASRVGISVDTLSSKHDFILEKIESLSYTAEEFFCKVEQDIKENSIGLVVIDSSRGYSLSVKNGDVITSLHALCKSLQKKGVSVIIMEETADITGTFSATSTNNSYLADIILFIRYFEANAMLRKAIGVLKKRTGDFEKFLREFEITSSGIKIGEPLTSFKGLLSGIAEQQV, from the coding sequence ATGGGGATTATTTCACGGATTTCTTCCGGTATCCCCGGCCTGGATAAGATTCTTTACGGTGGTTTTCCTTCTTGTGGTGCTTATCTTTTGCGCGGCGGTCCCGGTACGGGTAAGACTACTCTGGGGATGCACTTTCTTTCTGAGGGGATTAGGCAAGGTGAGAGTGTGCTCTTTATTACTTTGGAGGAGCCTGCAGAGCAGCTTAAGAAGCATTATGGGAGGATGGGCTTTCCTGTGGACGATATGCCTGTGCTTGATATAAGCCCTGGAGTTGAGTTTTTTGCTGAGAAGCAGAGCTATGACATTTTTAGTGCGGCTGAGGTGGAGAGGGACCCTATAACCAGTAGCATTATTAAGCGTATAGAAGAGCTTAAGCCTGTAAGGGTGTTTCTTGATCCTGTTACTCAGCTTAGGTTTCTTGCTACTGAGACTTATCAGTTTTGGAAGCAGATTTTGTCCTTTATAAGATATCTCAAAGAAAAGAATGCCACTATTGTTTTTACTTCTGAGGCTGGTTCTGATATGCCCGATGATGATTTGCAGTTTCTTTCCGATGGTATTATTGAGCTTATTGTTGATAAAAATGATGTAAAAAACTTGAGAATAAAAAAGCTTAGGGGTAGTGATTTTATTTCTGGAAGACATGGCTATAGGCTGGGTGCATCCGGCATGCAGGTATTTCCTGTAGCACATATTGATGTTATAGATAAAGATTCTAAGATTGCTGATTTTTCTGTTATTTCTACAGGCATAGCGGAGCTTGATAGTATACTTGGAGGAGGTATAGAGAGAGGTACTGTCAGTCTTATATCCGGTCCCAGCGGAGTAGGGAAAACAACACTTGGTATACAGCTTGCAAGCGCATGGGCTTCTTATGGCATCTCTACTGCCTATTATAGCTTTGAAGAAGAAGTTGAGATGATAGCACACAGGGCATCCAGAGTTGGTATATCTGTAGATACCTTGAGTAGTAAGCATGACTTTATTCTGGAGAAGATAGAGTCTCTTTCTTATACTGCAGAGGAGTTTTTTTGCAAGGTTGAGCAGGATATTAAGGAAAATAGTATTGGACTTGTTGTGATAGATTCTTCCAGAGGATATTCTCTCTCTGTAAAAAACGGAGATGTTATTACTTCTCTTCATGCCTTATGTAAATCTCTTCAAAAAAAGGGTGTTTCTGTTATTATCATGGAAGAGACTGCGGATATAACAGGTACTTTTTCTGCCACATCAACCAATAATAGTTATCTTGCCGATATTATCTTATTTATTCGCTATTTTGAAGCAAATGCCATGCTCAGAAAGGCTATAGGTGTTCTTAAAAAACGTACGGGAGATTTTGAGAAATTCTTGCGGGAGTTTGAGATAACCTCCTCAGGCATTAAGATAGGAGAACCGCTTACTTCTTTTAAAGGGCTCTTATCTGGAATAGCCGAACAACAGGTATAG
- a CDS encoding glucose-6-phosphate isomerase, which translates to MELKYNNLDRTKAYKKLKKTKPVSLKKVLTSERVKEYVVDAGAGLRYNYAAKAVDDKIIELLSQLAVEQQLVEKYRALLSGDVINTGEKRKVLHHLQRGQLAEDVVHEGVNLREFYVEQHKKAAVFAEKVHNGEIKSQSGKKFDTVVQIGIGGSDLGPRALYYALEQYVMVKKGALPLKAYFISNVDPDDAALVLSQINVDTSLFVLVSKSGTTQETLANAELVSSYLKEKGIAQPKKQMLVVTSKTSPLAKDPDYLESFFIDDFIGGRYSATSPVGGVILSLSLGPDVFSDILDGAHQADRLALESNIRKNAALLDAMIGLYERNVLNYPVTAILPYSQALHRFPAHLQQLDMESNGKSVNRYGEPISYSTGPVIFGEPGTNGQHSFYQLLHQGTDIIPLQFIGFEKSQSGFDMEIDGSSSQEKLNANLAAQIIAFAKGRENNDRNKNFAGERPSSLLTAEQLTPSVLGALLAHYENKVMFQGFAWNINSFDQEGVQLGKILTKTVLSKNPDDKVLDSYAKLLKVY; encoded by the coding sequence ATGGAGCTTAAGTATAATAATCTGGATAGAACAAAAGCCTATAAGAAACTAAAAAAGACAAAGCCTGTTTCTTTAAAAAAAGTTCTCACATCAGAAAGGGTTAAAGAGTATGTTGTCGATGCGGGAGCAGGTCTTAGATATAATTATGCAGCTAAGGCTGTAGACGATAAGATTATAGAGCTTCTCTCACAGCTTGCAGTAGAGCAGCAGCTTGTTGAGAAATATCGCGCACTTCTTTCTGGAGATGTTATAAATACCGGAGAAAAAAGAAAAGTTCTTCATCATCTTCAGAGAGGGCAGTTAGCTGAAGATGTTGTCCACGAGGGTGTAAACCTCAGAGAGTTTTATGTAGAGCAACATAAAAAGGCAGCTGTGTTTGCAGAGAAGGTTCATAATGGTGAAATAAAATCACAATCCGGGAAAAAATTTGATACAGTGGTCCAGATAGGTATAGGGGGCTCTGATTTGGGCCCTAGGGCACTCTATTATGCACTCGAACAGTATGTCATGGTCAAAAAGGGTGCTCTTCCTCTAAAGGCGTATTTTATCTCCAATGTTGATCCGGATGATGCTGCTCTTGTGTTGTCTCAGATAAATGTCGATACAAGTCTTTTTGTCCTTGTGTCAAAAAGTGGAACAACTCAGGAGACTCTTGCAAATGCAGAGCTTGTTTCTTCTTACCTCAAAGAAAAGGGTATTGCGCAGCCCAAGAAACAGATGCTTGTTGTCACAAGCAAGACAAGCCCTCTTGCAAAAGATCCAGATTATCTTGAGAGTTTCTTTATAGATGATTTCATAGGGGGAAGATACTCCGCAACAAGCCCTGTGGGAGGAGTGATACTCTCTCTTTCTCTTGGTCCGGATGTTTTCTCTGACATACTGGATGGTGCTCACCAGGCCGACAGGCTTGCTCTTGAGTCCAATATCCGCAAAAATGCAGCCCTTCTTGACGCTATGATAGGACTTTACGAGCGCAATGTGCTCAATTATCCTGTCACGGCTATTCTCCCATACAGTCAGGCTCTCCATCGTTTTCCCGCTCATCTCCAGCAGCTTGATATGGAAAGCAACGGCAAGAGTGTAAACCGCTACGGCGAACCTATTTCTTATTCTACTGGGCCTGTTATTTTTGGTGAGCCTGGTACAAACGGCCAGCACTCCTTTTATCAGCTCCTGCACCAGGGAACAGATATTATTCCTCTTCAGTTTATCGGTTTTGAGAAATCTCAAAGTGGTTTTGATATGGAGATTGACGGCTCAAGCAGTCAAGAAAAGCTCAATGCTAACCTTGCGGCTCAGATTATTGCCTTTGCCAAGGGACGTGAAAACAACGATAGAAATAAGAACTTTGCAGGAGAAAGGCCATCTTCTCTTCTCACCGCAGAGCAGCTTACTCCATCTGTTCTGGGAGCTCTTCTTGCGCACTATGAAAACAAGGTGATGTTCCAGGGCTTTGCATGGAATATCAACAGCTTTGATCAGGAGGGTGTGCAGCTTGGCAAGATTCTTACCAAGACTGTTTTAAGCAAGAATCCCGATGATAAGGTACTTGATTCATATGCAAAACTTCTCAAAGTCTATTGA
- a CDS encoding argininosuccinate synthase gives MAEIKKIVLAYSGGLDTSIIIPWLKEQYPGCEVIGICTNVGQEEDWEALKKKAIASGASKIYVEDIREELVRDFIFPMLRAGAVYEGKYMLGTSIARPLQAKKQVEVALKEGAEAVAHGCTGKGNDQVRFELTYKALAPQLEIIAPWRVWDIRSREQAIEYAQKNNIPIGNISKKNIYSRDWNIWHISHEGGPLEDLWNRPEEDMFMLSCSPKDAPDKETEISIDFDKGIPVALNGKKMGPVELLTELNRLGGENGIGRADVVETRVVGMKSRGVYETPGGTILYTALRDLEMITLDAETLALKRQLAAKYAELIYQGKWFTLQRESIDAFMEKAGKYLTGTVRVVLYKGNVIIAGRKSKYSLYIEDLASFGESSYDHADATGFIKLYGLSTGVSAMVQKELDAEGGPADEMKEMARFSKK, from the coding sequence ATGGCAGAGATAAAAAAGATAGTTCTTGCCTATTCCGGGGGTCTTGATACCTCCATCATAATCCCATGGCTTAAGGAACAATATCCCGGCTGTGAGGTTATAGGTATATGCACAAACGTAGGACAGGAAGAGGATTGGGAGGCTCTCAAGAAGAAAGCCATAGCTTCCGGTGCTTCCAAGATATATGTTGAAGATATAAGGGAAGAGCTGGTAAGGGATTTTATCTTTCCTATGCTAAGAGCGGGTGCTGTCTATGAGGGCAAATATATGCTTGGAACATCCATAGCAAGGCCTCTGCAGGCAAAGAAGCAGGTAGAGGTTGCTCTTAAGGAAGGTGCGGAAGCAGTTGCTCACGGATGTACAGGTAAGGGTAACGATCAGGTTAGGTTTGAGCTTACTTATAAGGCTCTTGCTCCTCAGCTTGAGATAATTGCTCCATGGAGAGTGTGGGATATACGTTCCAGAGAGCAGGCAATAGAATATGCTCAGAAGAATAATATTCCTATAGGAAATATCTCCAAGAAAAACATATATTCCAGAGACTGGAATATATGGCATATAAGCCACGAGGGTGGTCCTCTTGAGGATTTGTGGAACAGACCGGAAGAAGACATGTTTATGCTTTCTTGTTCTCCCAAGGATGCACCAGATAAGGAAACCGAGATAAGCATAGATTTTGATAAAGGAATACCTGTTGCTCTCAACGGCAAGAAGATGGGACCTGTAGAGCTGCTTACGGAGCTTAACCGTCTGGGAGGAGAAAACGGCATAGGTAGAGCCGATGTGGTAGAAACCCGTGTTGTTGGTATGAAAAGCCGCGGTGTCTATGAGACTCCCGGAGGCACAATTCTTTATACGGCTCTCAGGGACCTCGAGATGATAACGCTTGATGCGGAAACCTTGGCTCTAAAACGTCAGCTTGCAGCAAAATACGCGGAACTTATCTATCAGGGAAAGTGGTTTACCCTGCAGAGAGAGTCAATAGATGCTTTTATGGAAAAAGCAGGAAAGTACCTTACAGGAACCGTGAGAGTTGTTCTATATAAGGGTAATGTAATAATAGCTGGAAGAAAATCAAAGTATTCTCTTTATATAGAAGATCTTGCTTCTTTTGGAGAGAGCTCTTACGACCATGCGGATGCAACAGGCTTTATAAAGCTGTATGGACTTTCCACCGGCGTGAGTGCCATGGTGCAAAAGGAATTGGATGCCGAGGGTGGTCCTGCTGACGAGATGAAGGAAATGGCAAGATTTTCCAAGAAATAA
- a CDS encoding aspartate aminotransferase family protein — MKIEKNIAKDTAIPAQYGDSFLVMDYGKGSYIYDISGKRYLDFTAGISVNALGYGNEELVSVMTEQAKKLIHISNLYMTMPALELADELVATGDFSAVNFSNSGTEANEAALKYARLYAKKKKGSDAVRFLCFSSGFHGRTMGSLSVTPKPAYKEKFLPLVPGVVESPYNDVESLEHTLDDSFAAVIVEPVQGEGGLDCLKPEFSEALNRLCKKYDVILIADEVQTGLGRTGYLYASHALGLEPDIITLAKPLAGGLPLGATLIPEKINSLLSVGDHGSTFGGGPVTCSLALKVFRTIREESFLESVREKAKILDSFLCSVKEAYPFVIKCKGMGLLRGIELDDKVPVSSVISKARDKGLLILRSGSNTLRIAPPLTITEAELEEGCSILEAIFSGINA, encoded by the coding sequence ATGAAGATAGAAAAAAATATTGCAAAGGATACGGCGATTCCTGCTCAATACGGGGATAGTTTTCTTGTCATGGATTATGGAAAGGGGTCTTATATATATGACATATCCGGCAAAAGATATCTTGATTTTACAGCGGGAATATCAGTAAATGCCCTTGGCTATGGCAATGAGGAGCTTGTCTCGGTTATGACAGAACAGGCAAAAAAGCTTATACATATTTCCAATCTTTATATGACTATGCCTGCCCTTGAGCTTGCTGATGAGCTTGTTGCAACAGGTGATTTTTCTGCTGTCAATTTTTCCAACAGCGGAACAGAGGCTAATGAGGCTGCGCTAAAATATGCCAGGCTCTATGCTAAGAAGAAAAAGGGCAGTGATGCCGTACGTTTTTTATGCTTTTCTTCTGGTTTTCACGGCAGGACAATGGGAAGTCTCAGTGTAACTCCTAAACCGGCTTATAAAGAAAAGTTTCTTCCTCTTGTGCCAGGAGTTGTAGAATCTCCGTATAATGATGTAGAGTCTTTGGAGCATACTCTAGATGATAGCTTTGCTGCTGTGATTGTGGAGCCGGTACAGGGCGAGGGAGGACTTGATTGTCTTAAGCCAGAGTTTTCGGAGGCTCTCAATAGATTGTGTAAAAAATACGACGTTATTCTCATAGCCGATGAGGTGCAGACAGGACTGGGGCGTACCGGGTATCTTTATGCCTCTCATGCTCTTGGGCTTGAGCCGGATATCATAACCCTTGCAAAACCTCTTGCTGGCGGATTGCCTCTTGGTGCAACCCTTATTCCTGAGAAGATAAATTCTCTTCTTTCAGTAGGTGACCATGGAAGTACTTTTGGTGGAGGTCCTGTTACGTGCTCATTAGCTCTTAAAGTTTTTAGAACAATAAGAGAAGAGTCATTTTTGGAGTCCGTGAGGGAAAAAGCAAAAATTTTGGATTCCTTTTTATGTTCTGTAAAAGAGGCATATCCCTTTGTGATAAAGTGCAAGGGGATGGGGCTTTTGCGAGGTATTGAGCTTGATGACAAGGTGCCTGTCTCAAGTGTAATATCTAAGGCAAGAGACAAAGGTCTTCTTATTTTGCGCAGTGGAAGCAATACTCTGAGGATTGCCCCGCCTCTTACAATAACAGAAGCAGAGCTGGAAGAAGGTTGTTCCATTTTGGAAGCAATATTTTCCGGCATAAATGCGTAA
- the argB gene encoding acetylglutamate kinase, translating into MDGAVNSHTTVLIKIGGRAMEDETALVDLLRELAELFDNTDMRFLLVHGGGAEVSRISKIMGMEPVFKDGKRITSPEEMPVIEMVLSGSINKKIVRLANTCGLVAVGISGADASLFTASALSEDTRTGMIDFVNNSIVENLLSLGYFPVISPCSVDSHGNALNINADDAALALARSMSVDALVFISDIPGILKEDKVLTRLSASSVEKEIASGTISGGMIPKVRASVEALKSGVSHIVISNYINKGDFASLMEGKKGTTLSLEADL; encoded by the coding sequence ATGGATGGTGCTGTAAACTCGCATACAACTGTACTTATAAAGATTGGCGGAAGGGCTATGGAGGATGAGACTGCCCTTGTCGACTTGCTTAGAGAGCTTGCCGAGCTTTTTGATAATACTGATATGCGCTTTTTGCTTGTACATGGTGGAGGTGCGGAGGTTTCCAGAATAAGCAAAATAATGGGGATGGAGCCTGTTTTTAAGGATGGCAAAAGGATTACTTCTCCAGAGGAAATGCCTGTTATAGAGATGGTACTTTCTGGCTCTATCAACAAAAAGATTGTAAGGCTTGCTAACACCTGCGGGCTTGTTGCCGTAGGGATAAGCGGTGCGGATGCTTCTCTTTTTACAGCTTCTGCACTCTCGGAAGATACCAGAACAGGAATGATAGATTTTGTAAACAATTCTATTGTCGAGAATCTTCTTTCCTTGGGATATTTTCCTGTGATTTCTCCCTGTTCTGTGGATTCTCATGGTAATGCTCTTAATATCAATGCCGATGATGCGGCTCTTGCTCTTGCCAGGAGTATGAGTGTTGATGCGCTTGTCTTTATATCCGATATACCGGGCATATTAAAGGAAGATAAGGTTTTGACAAGATTATCAGCTTCTTCTGTTGAGAAGGAAATAGCATCCGGTACTATAAGCGGCGGAATGATTCCTAAGGTAAGAGCATCGGTAGAAGCGCTAAAATCAGGTGTATCTCATATTGTGATAAGTAATTATATAAATAAAGGGGATTTTGCTTCTCTTATGGAAGGCAAAAAGGGAACAACGTTGTCGCTGGAGGCTGATCTATGA
- the argC gene encoding N-acetyl-gamma-glutamyl-phosphate reductase, with protein sequence MKVAVLGATGYTGMMLLRFLRLHNGVDTVIPVSSSAAGKRVSEVDRALFSSLDNKLSLTDGCYVDLDTAFSLRPDFVFSALPHLASAIACARFLEHGKVVDLSADFRLKDAAVFENVYGEEHPFPELLSDAVYGLAEWNKERIKEASLVANPGCYPTASLLPLLPLIKEGIIAANVSINALSGISGAGKSAKVSSLFAERTENMSPYLPGRSHRHLPEIAQELREVSEDADPVFTPHLVPLKQGMLVTTVAYLMRDVSDKDIADCYMDYYGESPWIRIRHPELVETRWVRGSNYCDISFKNEGDRLIIFSAIDNLIKGASGQAIENMNIMNGFPETEGLLPAFEV encoded by the coding sequence ATGAAGGTTGCTGTTCTTGGTGCTACAGGCTATACGGGGATGATGCTTCTAAGGTTTTTGCGGCTGCATAATGGAGTTGATACTGTTATCCCTGTTTCTTCTTCTGCTGCTGGTAAGAGGGTAAGCGAAGTGGATAGAGCACTTTTTTCTTCTCTTGATAATAAACTTTCTCTTACTGACGGATGTTATGTTGATCTCGATACCGCATTTTCTCTGAGACCTGATTTTGTGTTTTCTGCATTGCCGCACCTTGCTTCTGCCATAGCATGTGCACGCTTTTTGGAACACGGCAAAGTTGTGGATCTTTCTGCTGATTTTAGGCTTAAGGATGCTGCTGTTTTTGAGAATGTCTACGGCGAAGAACATCCTTTTCCAGAGCTTTTGTCAGATGCTGTTTACGGTCTTGCAGAATGGAACAAAGAGAGAATAAAAGAGGCTTCTCTTGTGGCAAATCCTGGATGTTATCCTACTGCCAGCCTTCTACCGCTTTTGCCCCTAATAAAAGAAGGAATAATAGCAGCCAATGTAAGTATCAATGCACTTTCTGGTATTTCCGGTGCTGGTAAGTCTGCAAAAGTTAGCAGCCTTTTTGCCGAGAGAACAGAAAATATGTCTCCGTATCTGCCTGGACGTTCTCACAGACATCTTCCCGAGATTGCTCAGGAACTCAGAGAAGTATCAGAAGATGCAGACCCTGTTTTTACACCTCATCTTGTGCCTCTAAAACAGGGAATGCTTGTTACCACGGTTGCCTATCTTATGCGCGATGTCAGTGACAAAGATATTGCAGATTGTTATATGGATTATTACGGAGAAAGTCCCTGGATAAGAATAAGACATCCAGAACTGGTAGAAACGCGATGGGTGAGAGGAAGCAATTATTGTGATATAAGCTTTAAAAACGAGGGAGACAGGCTGATTATTTTTTCTGCAATTGATAATCTTATAAAGGGTGCATCAGGGCAGGCCATTGAAAATATGAATATAATGAATGGCTTTCCCGAGACAGAAGGGCTTTTGCCTGCTTTTGAGGTGTAA
- a CDS encoding ArgR family transcriptional regulator: protein MKIREDRLKLIRQIIKTSRVRSQEELLERLESYGYSITQATLSRDLKLLKVGKMAEGDSGYYYILPGDDETELANNFVQDFVRGFKGIDFSANIAVIRTLPGHANSVALALDTFELEHILGTVVGDDTVIVVLREGASPEAFLSELSLKIPSIKD from the coding sequence TTGAAAATACGGGAAGACAGGCTTAAGCTGATAAGACAGATTATAAAAACCTCCAGAGTCAGGAGCCAGGAAGAGCTGCTTGAGCGCTTGGAATCCTATGGTTACAGCATTACTCAAGCCACTTTGTCCCGTGATCTTAAGCTTCTCAAAGTGGGGAAGATGGCGGAGGGGGATAGCGGCTATTATTATATTCTCCCTGGCGATGATGAGACAGAACTTGCCAATAACTTTGTGCAGGATTTTGTGAGGGGATTTAAGGGGATAGATTTCTCTGCCAATATCGCAGTTATAAGGACTCTTCCGGGCCATGCCAACAGTGTTGCCCTTGCTCTTGATACTTTTGAGCTTGAACATATACTTGGGACTGTCGTTGGGGATGATACGGTGATTGTTGTCTTAAGAGAGGGGGCAAGTCCTGAGGCTTTTTTGTCCGAGCTTTCTTTAAAAATTCCATCTATAAAGGATTGA